Proteins found in one Aethina tumida isolate Nest 87 chromosome 1, icAetTumi1.1, whole genome shotgun sequence genomic segment:
- the LOC109602190 gene encoding uncharacterized protein LOC109602190, which produces MKTILPIVTLVLLYSQWCTANKTASTDIVLAQPKKLTLYNLAVKRMMSIWDNLTGKGSTESFIGRCFGAARKLKMMMPLIIFKLGVIVTILMFLTIFSMKSLGLLLFLVMLNVGGIASKLTLLLKHGVGGGHTPPQNVHFHIHPGKDGFHTAPSGPWDRTDDMDSSEKYNLYNKLLKNTNYNLLYNSR; this is translated from the exons ATGAAGACAATTTTACCTATAGTGACACTAGTTCTTCTATACTCCCAATGGTGTACTGCCAACAAAACCGCATCTACAGACATAGTATTAGCACAACCAAAGAAATTGACATTATACAATTTAGCCGTCAAACGAATGATGTCTATTTGGGACAATTTAACAGGAAAGGGGAGCACAGAAAGTTTTATTG GTCGCTGTTTTGGGGCGGCAAGAAAACTCAAGATGATGATGCCACTGATCATATTCAAACTTGGCGTGATAGTGACCATTTTGATGTTCCTAACAATTTTCTCGATGAAGAGTCTGGGTCTTCTTCTTTTCCTCGTCATGTTGAATGTCGGAGGAATCGCCTCAAAGCTGACCCTACTTCTCAAGCATGGAGTTGGAGGTGGACACACGCCGCCCCAAAACGTGCACTTTCACATACATCCGGGAAAGGACGGGTTCCACACAGCACCTAGTGGACCATGGGATAGGACTGATGATATGGATTCCTCggaaaaatacaatttgtacAATAAGTTGCTGAAAAACACCAACTATAACTTATTGTATAATTCtagataa